The nucleotide sequence CGGCGCAGCCGTCGAGCGCATCGGTGACAGGCGAAGCCGCCTTGCCGCTCCGGCGCCGCGCCGTTGTGAAGGCTTAGTTGCCGCGGCGGGCCGCCTTGATGCGCAGCCTCAGCGCGCGTCCTTGCTTCGCTGCCATTTCAGAAAGTCGCTGTACAGCTTCGCCGCTTCGTCCGACGACATCCGCGCCTGCGCCTTGCGCTCGTCGAGAAACTTGCGGAACTCGGCGGGATTGCCGTCGCTCGACGGCGACTGCACCGCACGTGCGCCGTCGAGCCAGTCCTGCGCCGCCTTGAAGCGGATCATGCCCTGCACCGGCGCCGACAGCACCGTGTCGCGCCATTTCGGATGCCGCGGCGGCGACTGCAGCACCTGGATCTTGCCGAACAGCGCATCGACGAACCGCGCCGTGCGCCGATAGCGGTCGCTATTTTCAGGCCAATTATAGACCATCAGCACGGTGGACGCCGCGACCGCGTCGACCTTGGTGCCCGGCGGCACCAGGTTGGGATATTCCTCCGACGAGAACGATGTCGGCAGATAGATGTCCTGCAGCGCGCGGTCATACGGGACCGGCAGCAGATGCAGCCGCCCGCCCTCGTTCTTGATGCCCTTGATGATCGGCGCGTCCTTCGACACCGATGCGATCCAGGCATCGCCCTGGCCGTCGATCAGCTTCTGCAGGCCGCCGGTCGGGTCTGTCACGGAGTCGATGTCGGCGCGGATGCCGAGCCGGCGAAAGATCGTGGTCGCGGCCGGCAGGCCGATCGATCGCTCGGCGAACACGCGCTTGCCATTGAGATCCTCGAGCGAGCGGATCTCGCGCCGCGCGATGATGTGGACGTCGTTGTGGAACAGTTTTGCGATGTAGCGGACGCGCTGGGCGATGTCCGGAATGTTATATTCCGTCTTGACGAATTCCAGCGCGTCGGTGGCGACGAAGCCCATGTCGATGTTCTTCAACATGATGATGTCGACGAGGTTCTGCGCTGAGCCCTTGCCGAGGATCGGCAGCACGCGGAGATTCTCGCCGTCGTCGAGCACCGCGGCCATGTCCGAGCCCATCACCGACATCGGTCCGCCGATCGGCGCGGTGATGACCGTGACCGTGCCGGAGTTCAGCGAATCCCGATCCGGCAGATTGCCGACATTGGCCGCGCCGGTCGCCGGACGCGGCTGCTGCTGCGCCTCGGCACTGGGGCCGAATGCCGCAGTGGCCGCCAGCATGATTGTCGAAACGAGTACGCAAAGACGAACACGCGACACACCTGCCCCCAACGCTTTCCCTTTGAGTCTTTCTAATTTGGCAGTGCACTTAACGTTTCGATCCGGGCCGAATTTTGGCCGCTGCGAGGCGATGCCCCAGATGTCGGTCAAGACGCTGCAAATTAGCCCGACTGGCTCCACGCCTGTGCTGGAATTGCGTTGTGCGGAAGATCCGCGTAGCTCACGGCGCGATGCGTCAACGCGTCGCGCCGTGCTTTGGATGAACGAACTAACAACTCAAGCGCTTGCGGTGTCGAGCCGCGCAACCTGATCGGGCGTCAGCGCGAGCCGCGTCGCTGCGACCAAGGTATCGACATGCTCCGGCTTGGTCGCGCTGGCGATCGGCGCCGTCACCGACGGTTTGGCGAGCAGCCAGGCCAAGGCGACGGAGGCCTGTTGGGCGCCGGTTTCCTTCGCCACCTCGTCCAGCGCGGCGAGGATACGCATGCCGCGCTCGTTCATGTATTTCGGAATGCCGCGCTGTCCCCGCGGACTCTTGCCGTAGTCGGCCTCCGAGCGGTACTTGCCGGTGAGGAAGCCGGCGGCGAGCGAGAAGAAGGTGATGACGCCGACCTGGTTCTGCTCGCAGACGCGCTGCAGCGCGCCTTCATACACCGATCGTTCGGCGAGACTGTAGTCCGGCTGCAGGCTCTCATAGCGCGGCAGGTTGTTGGCCTTGGAAATGTCGAGCGCGGCCTGCAGCCGCTCGGCCGAGAAGTTCGAGGCGCCGATGACGCGCACCTTGCCGGCCTTGATCAGTTTGTCATAGGCCGCCAGCGTCTCCTCCTGCGGCGTCGTCTCGTCGTCCTTGTGCGATTGATAGAGATCGATGAATTCGGTCTGCAGCCGGCGCAGGCTGTCCTCGACCGCGCGCGCGATGTAGTCCGCCTTCAGCCCGACCTTGCCGTCACCCATGTCCATGCCGACCTTGGTGGCGAGGATGACGCGGTCGCGGTTGCCGCGCAGCTTCATCCATTTGCCGATGATGGTCTCGGACTCGCCGCCGGTGTGGCCGGGCACCCAGCGGGAATAGACGTCGGCCGTGTCGAGGAAGTTGAGGCCGGAGTCCAGCACCTTGTCGAGCAGGCGGAATGACGCCGCTTCGTCCACGGTCCAGCCGAACACGTTGCAGCCGAAGCAGAGGGGCGGGACGTTGAGGCCGGAGCGGCCGAGCTGACGATGCTTCATGACGATCTCTCGATTCGGACGGGCTGATGAAGTCTGTGGCTGGATGTGTGGCGGAACGCCGGCGGCAGATTGCCTGCGTTCGCTGCGCCTGACCAGCGCGGCGGCAGCATGGCAAGGCGCGCATCGCGCATCCAAACCGTGGCGCCGATGCCCTGAAGACGGTCCGACGGCGTCAGACTTTGCACTTAGTTGCCGACGATGGTCCGCCCATTGCGAACGTCTCGCAAATGAGGATGCGGGGCACGGGAGGGAGTCCGTCCAATGAACACGCTGACCTATGACCAGCTCGGATTGAGCTCCGATGCCCTGATGCCGGACACGGCTGCTGCGAAGAACACTCCGACCGCGACGGCTGCGGCAGCGACGCCGTTCGTGCTGCCGCCTGGTGCGGTGTCGGCTCCGGTCGTGCATGCCGACGGCTCAGAGACCGTCTCGGTCCACACCGGCGGCCTCACCTTCAATCTGAACTTCGATGCCGCCGCGGCGGCCGCGCCGGAAAGCTTCCGCGCCGGCGTCGAGCAGGCTGCCGCGATCCTGTCGTCGGCGATCACCGACAAGGCCACCGTCAATCTCGCGATCGACTTCGCCGGCACCGGCGGCGGCGCCGGCGCCAATGTCAGCAACGGCGTGCTCGCCAACTACACGCAGCTCCGCACCGATCTGCAGGATCATGCCGCGGCCGGCGACACCGTGTTCGACAATTTGCCGACCACAAGGGCCGTGCAGGGCCACTCTCAGGTGTTCGTCGCCAATGCGCAGGCCAAGGTGCTCGGGCTGATCGATCCGAACAGCACCACCACCCAGGACGGCTTCGCCGTCTTCAACACCGACATCCCCAGCCAGTCGCTGGTCGGCGTCGCGCTGCATGAGCTGTCGCATGCGCTGGGCCGGGTGCCGTCGCCGGGCAATCTCGACATTTTCGACCTGTTCGACTTCACCAAGCCGGGACAGCATCTGATCAACAACAACATCGGCTCTGGCCCGCCCGCTTACTTCTCGCTCGACGGCGGCGTCACCAAGATCGCCGATTACGGCCAGATGTCGGATCCGGCCGACTTCCTCAACACCGGCATCCAGGGCGCCCGCGATCCGCTGAACGAATTCTACAATCCCACCACGTCGCAGACGCTGTCGCCGATCGACCTCGTGGTGCTGGAAACACTCGGCTACAACATCAAGACGCCGGATACCGCGGCGCTGCTCGCCCAGCTTCCCCACGCCGCCGGCGTCGCCGCGCCGCTGCAGACGCCGGCCCAGGCCGCCGCGATCGCGTCCGCTGTCGCCGCGGAGACCGCCGCCAGCCTGACCAAGCTCGGTGACGCCGCCGGCGCCGCGCAGGTGCTGGCAAACGCGCAAGCCGATGCGGCTGCGGCCAATGGCACCGATGCCGGCGCAGCCCACGACCACACCGCAGCCTATGCCGGCTATTCCGCCGAGCCGCATCATGATCCGATGATGCTCGCGATGCACCTGCACGCGATCAGCGCGAACTAAGGCGGGTGCGCGATAGCAGACGATTGATACCGGGAGCAGGGCAATCGCATCAGCCGATCCGAGCGATGCGCCTGGCTGTTTCAACGTGGTCGTGGCCGGGCCTGTCCCGGCCATCCGCGTCGCAATCGCCTGAATGAAAGACGTGACGCCAAGCGATCGCGGTTCCGAGATGTGGCCTGCTCACGATCGATCGCCGCGAAGCCGCCGCTGCAGCTCAGGATCGC is from Bradyrhizobium sp. ORS 285 and encodes:
- a CDS encoding TAXI family TRAP transporter solute-binding subunit codes for the protein MLAATAAFGPSAEAQQQPRPATGAANVGNLPDRDSLNSGTVTVITAPIGGPMSVMGSDMAAVLDDGENLRVLPILGKGSAQNLVDIIMLKNIDMGFVATDALEFVKTEYNIPDIAQRVRYIAKLFHNDVHIIARREIRSLEDLNGKRVFAERSIGLPAATTIFRRLGIRADIDSVTDPTGGLQKLIDGQGDAWIASVSKDAPIIKGIKNEGGRLHLLPVPYDRALQDIYLPTSFSSEEYPNLVPPGTKVDAVAASTVLMVYNWPENSDRYRRTARFVDALFGKIQVLQSPPRHPKWRDTVLSAPVQGMIRFKAAQDWLDGARAVQSPSSDGNPAEFRKFLDERKAQARMSSDEAAKLYSDFLKWQRSKDAR
- a CDS encoding aldo/keto reductase, with protein sequence MKHRQLGRSGLNVPPLCFGCNVFGWTVDEAASFRLLDKVLDSGLNFLDTADVYSRWVPGHTGGESETIIGKWMKLRGNRDRVILATKVGMDMGDGKVGLKADYIARAVEDSLRRLQTEFIDLYQSHKDDETTPQEETLAAYDKLIKAGKVRVIGASNFSAERLQAALDISKANNLPRYESLQPDYSLAERSVYEGALQRVCEQNQVGVITFFSLAAGFLTGKYRSEADYGKSPRGQRGIPKYMNERGMRILAALDEVAKETGAQQASVALAWLLAKPSVTAPIASATKPEHVDTLVAATRLALTPDQVARLDTASA
- a CDS encoding NF038122 family metalloprotease, which encodes MNTLTYDQLGLSSDALMPDTAAAKNTPTATAAAATPFVLPPGAVSAPVVHADGSETVSVHTGGLTFNLNFDAAAAAAPESFRAGVEQAAAILSSAITDKATVNLAIDFAGTGGGAGANVSNGVLANYTQLRTDLQDHAAAGDTVFDNLPTTRAVQGHSQVFVANAQAKVLGLIDPNSTTTQDGFAVFNTDIPSQSLVGVALHELSHALGRVPSPGNLDIFDLFDFTKPGQHLINNNIGSGPPAYFSLDGGVTKIADYGQMSDPADFLNTGIQGARDPLNEFYNPTTSQTLSPIDLVVLETLGYNIKTPDTAALLAQLPHAAGVAAPLQTPAQAAAIASAVAAETAASLTKLGDAAGAAQVLANAQADAAAANGTDAGAAHDHTAAYAGYSAEPHHDPMMLAMHLHAISAN